CTGCAACCTGCTGGGGGCCCGGCTCTGCCCGGTCATCCACGGGGACCACTGGGTCATGGAGGCGGGGGAACTGCGCCTCAAGTGGGAACGGCACAACGAATTTTCCGGCTACACCTTTTTCCTCGCCCGGCGCCCGGAACACGGGCCGGACACCACGGCCCTGGCCGCCCTGCCCCAGGACTGGCTGGGGGCCATTCCCGGCTCCCTGATGGTGGCCACCCACCTGGAATTCCGCCCGGCCACGGAAGGCGCCCTGGACGCCGCCCTGGCCGCCCTGAGCCAGGAAAGCGACACCGTGGTGGCCGCCGCCGTGGCGGACGGGGCCGCCTGGGTACTGTCCGACTTTCGCCTCAAGGAGGGATTTTCCCGCTATCTGGTGCTGGACCGTCACCTCCAGCACCGGCAGGCCGGGCGCACCGTGCAACGCCTCCTGGAAATTGAGACCTACCGGGTCATGGCCCTGCTGGCCTTCCCCATGGCCAAGGAGGTGGGCCGCTTCCTCGCCCAGGCCGAAGAGGAACTGGCCCAGCTCATGGACGGCATGGGGGACACCACCAGCACGGAGGAGGAACGCCAGCTCCTCAACCGGCTGACCCGGCTGGCGGCGGAGGTGGAACGCTCGGTGAGCCGCAGCGCCTACCGCTTCGGCGCCGCCGAGGCCTATTACGCCCTGGTTCAGCAACGCATCCACGACCTGCGGGAGCAGCGGGTGGACGGCTATCCCCCCATTAAGGAATTCATGGAACGGCGTCTGGCCCCAGCCATCAACACCTGCCTTTCCATCGCCCGGCGCCAGAATGACCTGTCCACCCGCATCGCCCGGAAGAGCGCCCTGCTGCGTACCCGGGTGGATATTGAGTTGGAAAAGCAGAACCAGCTCCTGCTGGCCCAGATGAACCGCCGCTCCCGCCTGCAACTACGGCTCCAGGAAACGGTGGAAGGCCTGTCCGTGGTGGCCATCACCTACTACGCCTCCCAGCTGGTCACCTATCTGGCCAAGGGCCTGAAAGCGGCCACCGGCAACGGTCTGGAGCCGGAAATCGTCACCGCCGTGGCCATTCCGGTCATCGCCGCTACCGTATTTTGGGGCATGGCCCGCATGCGCAAGGCCCTGGCGGCCTCGGAAGATCACGGGGAACACTAAGGCGGCTTAAGCCCCGCCCGCCGGGGGGGGCCCGGAGGACGGCGGCCCGCCCAAACGCCTGGGACCAGCCCTCAGGCCAGCTTTTCCAGCACCACTTCCTGATACAGGCCGCCGAACCGGGTGCGGCGGCTTAAGCGCACCGGCACTTCCGGGGGCAGCCAGTGTTCCAGGGGATGGCGCCACAAATCCAGGGCGAAGGGTTCCAGGGTCTTGAGAATGGCCACCATGGGCCAGTACAGGGGATGCCAGGGCCGGGGCCGGTGATAGTCCATAATTACCAGACGGCCACCGGGGCGCAGCACCCGCAGGGCTTCCGCCAAGGTGCGGCGACGCACCGCCTCGGGCTGCTCGTGGAGTAGAAAAAAGAGCAGGGCCCGGTGAAAACGGCCCGTCTCCAGGGGCAGGTCGGCGCTGTCCCCCAGGCCCAGGCTCACCCCATGGCCCCGGGGCAGCTTGCGCTCCAGATTGGCCAGCTGGTCCGGCACCACATCCACCACCGTGAGAGCCCCGTCGGCGGGCAGGGCCCGGGCCAGACGGGGGCTCAGATCCCCGTAAACGCAGGCGATTTGCAGGGTCTCCCCGGACAGATCCGGGCCCAGGGCCCCCAGGGCGGCATTTTCCAGAGCCCGGTAATTACCCCACAGAATCAGATTCACCAGCCAGGGCCGTTCAAAAAAGCGGATGGCCTTGGGGGACACATAGGCCCACCAATAGGTCTGCACCAGATAGTCGGGCACACCCGGGGGAACGGCGCGGGGCGGAAGATGCATGACAGGTTCCTGCCGTAAAGGATGGTCTAGCTTAGCAGATGCGGTAACAACGGGGGCTGGCGCGGCTCTCCGGGTTTTCCCTCGCCCCGGGGCGCCCGGGGAGCCATCCGGCGCCCTCCCCCCGGGCGGGAAGCCCCGCCAGACCCGGATTACCGGGAACATTGGCCGGAGCCCCCCCGAACCGCCTATAATTCCGCCTTTCCCTCCTCCGCTTTTCCAGGAAACCACCGTGACCGCTGCCCTCTTCGAGTCCTCCATCTCCAGTCTGCCCCTGATCGCCAAAGGCAAGGTGCGGGACATCTACGCCGTGAATGAGGAACATCTGCTCATCATCACCACGGACCGCCTCTCCGCCTTCGACGTCATCCTGCCGGACCCCATTCCGGGCAAGGGCAAGGTGCTGACCCAGGTGGCCAATTTCTGGTTTGAAAAGCTGGGCCACATTCTCCCCAACCAGCTCTCCGGCATTGCCCCGGAAGACGTGGTGAAGCCGGAAGAACGGGATCAGGTAGCCGGTCGGGCCCTGGTGGTGAAGCGCCTGAAGCCCCTGCCCATCGAAGCAGTGGTGCGGGGCTACCTGATCGGCTCCGGCTGGAAGGATTACCAGGCCACCGGCGCGGTGTGCGGCGTGGCCCTGCCCGCCGGCCTGCAAATGGCCTCCCAGCTGCCCCAGCCCATTTTCACCCCGGCCACCAAGGCGGACGCGGGTGAACACGACATGAACATTTCCTTTGACGAGGCCAAGACCCACTGCGCCGACCGGCTCTCCCAGGACCTCTGGGGCACGGGCAAAAACGGCGCCGAACTGTGCGCCCAGGCCAAGGACGCGGCCATCGCCCTCTATACGGAAGCCGCCGCCTATGCCAAGGGCCGGGGCATCATCATTGCCGACACCAAGTTTGAATTCGGCATCGATAAAGCGGGCACCCTGCACCTGATCGACGAAGTGCTGACCCCGGATTCTTCCCGCTTCTGGCCCGCCGACAGCTACCAGGAAGGCACCAGCCCGGCCAGTTACGACAAGCAGTTTGTCCGGGATTACCTGGAAACCCTGACCTGGTGGAACAAACAGGCCCCCGGCCCCAAGCTGCCGGCGGAAGTAATCAGCCGTACCGCCGCCAAGTACCGGGAAGCCTACGAACGGCTCACGGGCAAACCCCTGGCCCTGTAATTCCCCGTTTTTCGGGACCGGGGCCTTTCCTACCCGGAACCGCTCCCGGTCTCACCAGACGCCCCTGCCTATCCGGCCGGGGCGTTTCCTTTTGGAGGCTACCACACCCCCCTGGCCTCCCTGCCTCCCTGCCTCCCTATCGCCCTATCGCCCTATCGCCTTATCGCCCCTAGGGGAATTTTGCTGCACTGCGGGGAACCGGTACGCCCCGCCACGGTCCCACATCTAGAAACACGCCTCCCACCCCTGCCGGGCCGGGTTACGGTCCGACAGCACACCCCCTCGGGGGAAAGGAGCTGGACATGGACGCCCTGGAACATCTGGCAAGCCGGAATATCCCCCGGATTCGCACCGTGGCCTGGTATCGGCCCCTGATCTGGCTCCTGGACGCCCTGGAGGACATGGGCCGCAGTCCCAGCCTGAGTCTGGCCTGGGGCAGCCTGTTTTCCCTGGGCGGCCTGCTCTGCTACCAGTGCGCCCGGGGGCGGCCCAGTCTGGTGCTGGCCTCCATGGCCGCCTACCTGGTGGTGGCCCCCCTGCTGGCGGTGGTTTTCTACCAGATCAACCGCCTCCGGGAAGCCCGGGGAAACGGGCTGGAGGCCCGGCCCGGGGAGCAGCTTTTCGCCCCCGTGCTGGCCCGCTGGCAGCCCCTGGCCCTGTTCGGCCTGCTCCTGGCCGCCCTCTTCCTGTTCTGGTCCCAGATCACCGCCCTGCTGGCCATGGAAGCCCTGGACGGGGATGGGGCCGGGCCCCTGGGGATGGTCTGGGAACACCTGCGGCAGCGCCAGGACACGGGCCCCCTGCTGCTCTGGGCCTTAAGCAGCCTGCTCCTGGGTCTGCTGGCCTTCGCCTGCGGCGTGGTCACCGCCCCCTATCTGCTGGACCGAGAGGGAGACGTGGGCCAGGCGGTGGCGGCCAGTCTCCAGGCCTGCCTGCAAAACCTGCCCGCCATGGGGGTATGGCTGGCGGCCATCCTGGCCCTCAGCGCCCTGGGTTTCGCCACCCTGATGCTGGGCTTCACCATGGTTGCCCCCCTCATGGGCTATGCCACCTGGCGCGCTTACCGGGAGCTAGTAGAATAGGGAGCTTCCGCCGGGGGCCGGTTAGGGCTGCAACCAGGCGGGAGTCCGACGGCTCTAGCTTCGATTCAGCCCGGGGCCGGGACTCCCACCGGGCCTAGCCTTGGGACTGGGCCCGGGTAACCGGCTTGGGCTTTGCCGCCCCGGCCTCCGGCCCGCACGACCGGCCCGCCGCACGCCTCCACAGTCAAGCCCCGTTGGGCCCAGCGGTTGGCAACGATTATCCGGTTTTGCTCCAAGGGCCCGGTATTCCGACCCTTGGGGCCTGGCCTTTTTCTCCGACTTTTTTGTCTACCTCTACCGATTTCCTTCCCTCCCCACCATGACCCAGAATCCCCTCCTCGACTTTTCCGACCTGCCCCGTTTTGACCTGATTCAACCCGAACACGTCCAGCCCGCCATTACCCAGTTGCTGGCGGAGGCCCGGGCCCTGGTGACCCGGCTCACCGCCCCGGACGTGCCCCCCACCTGGAAGGATTTCGCCGCCCCCCTGGGGGACGGTCTGGAAGGCCTGTCCCGGGCCTGGGGCGTGGTGGGCCATTTGCACGGGGTAAATGACGTGCCCGCCTGGCGGGAGGCCTACAACGGCCAGTTGCCGGAAGTCACCCGGTTCTTCACCGAACTGGGCCAGAACCTGGCCCTCTTCCAGAAGTACAAGCAGCTGGCCGCCTCCCCGGAATACGTGGGCCTCTCCGCCGCCCGCAAACGCATCGTGGATAATGAAATCCGGGATTTCCGCCTTTCCGGCGCCGAACTGGCGGACAAGGACAAGCCCCGCTTCCAGGCCATACAGGAAGAGCTGGCGGCCCTGGCGGCCAAGTTCTCGGAAAATCTCCTGGATGCCACCAACGCCTTTGCCGAAGTGGTCACCGATCCCCTGGAACTGTCCGGCCTGCCCGACGATGTGCAGCGGGCGGCCCGGGCGGCAGCGGAGAAAGAAGGCAAAACCGGCTGGAAATTCACCCTCCACGCCCCTTCCTACGTTCCGGTCATGCAATACGCGGACAGCCAGCGGCTGCGCTACGCCCTCTATCGGGGCTACGCCACCCGGGCCTCCGAATTCACCGAAGGCAGCAACCGGGCGGAGTGGGACAACGCCCCCCTGATCCGGCGCATTCTCGCCCTGCGGGCGGAAGAAGCCCGGCTTCTGGGCTATCCCACCTACGCCCACGTTTCCCTGGTGCCAAAAATGGCGGACAACCCGGAGCAGGTGCTAGGCTTTCTCCGGGAGCTGGCGGCCAAGGCCAAGCCCTTTGCCAAGCAGGACGTGGCCGAATTGCAGGCCTTTGCCAAGACGGAGCTGGGCCTGGACGCCCTCCAGCCCTGGGACATGGGCTGGGCCTCGGAAAAGCTCAAACACGCCCGCTACGCCTTCTCCGACCAGGAGGTGAAGCAGTATTTCCCCGAGCCCCAGGTACTGGGCGGCCTGTTCCGGGTCATCCAGACCCTTTTCGACGTGCGCATCCTGCCGGACAGCGCCCCCGCCTGGCATCCGGACGTGCGCTTTTTCCGCATTCAAACCCCGGACGGCAAGCTGGTGGGCCAGTTCTACCTGGACCTCTACGCCCGGGATACCAAGCGGGGCGGTGCCTGGATGGATGAAGCCATCACCCGGCGGCGCATCGACCAGGGCATCCAGACCCCGGTGGCCTACCTGAACTGCAATTTCCCCGCCCCGGTGGGGGACAAGCCCGCCACCTTCAGCCACGACGACGTGATTACCCTGTTCCACGAAACCGGCCACGGTCTGCACCACCTGCTCACCCGGGTGGAAGACGGAGCCGTATCCGGCATCCACGGGGTGGAATGGGACGCGGTGGAGTTGCCCTCCCAGTTCATGGAAAACTACTGCTGGGAATGGGAAGTGCTGCAAGGCATGACCGCCCATGTGGATAGCGGCGAGCCCCTGCCCCGGGCCCTGTTCGACAAAATGATCGCCGCCAAGAATTTCCACAGCGGCATGCAGACCGTGCGCCAGCTGGAATTCGCCCTCTTTGACCTGCGCCTGCACTACGATTTCGACCCGGAAGGTAGCCGCAGCGTCCAGGATCTGCTGGACGAAGTGCGCCGGGAAGTGGCGGTGCTGGTGCCCCCCGCCTGGCACCGGTTCCAGAACAGTTTTTCCCACATTTTCGCCGGGGGCTACGACGCGGGTTACTTCAGCTACAAGTGGGCGGAAGTGCTGTCGGCGGACGCCTATGCAGCCTTTGAGGAAGCGGGCAGCCCCTTCGACCCGGAAACCGGGCGCCGCTATCTGGAGGAAATTCTCTCCGTGGGGGGCTCCCGCCCGGCCATCGAATCCTTTGTCGCCTTCCGGGGCCGGGAACCCAAGGTGGATGCCCTGCTGCGCCACAATGGTATGATTCCGGCCTGATTTCCGGCCCACCGGTCGGATCGCCGGCGCCCGGGGCGGGGCCTCCCCGTCCCGGCTCCGGGAGGAGCCTTCGCCCATGTCCGCCGCCATGCCTTTCTCCCTCTCTGCCCTCCGCCGTCCGGGCGCCCTTCTGGCCCTGGCGGCCCTCTGTACCCTTTGGGGCGGAGCCCGGGCCGATACCTACCGCTGGATCGATCCCCGCAGCGGCAATCCGGTGCTCTCCGACCGGCCGCCCCCCGCCGGGGTACGCCATTACCGCCGCATCCAGGAAGGGGCGAGCCCCGATGACGCCCCGACTAAGGATGGGGTGGATCTGGCGGGCCAGCCCTACGAAAACCGTCTGGCCGCCGCCAAGTACCCGGTACTGCTCTACGTCAGCCCCAACTGCGGGGAAGGCTGCACCCAGGCCCAGGACCTGCTCCGGGAACGGGGCATCCCCCACCGGGAAATCAACGTCACCCCCACGGATCAGGCCGCCCAGGAGGCTCTCTCCAAAGAGAGTGGCAACCGCCAGGTGCCCTTTCTCAAGGTGGGCACCCGCAGCCAGCTGGGCTTTCAGCGGGATGCCTGGAACCGGCTGCTGGACGCGGCAGGCTACGCCAAAAAAGCCCCTTAACCCCTATTGAAGCCCTTCTCCATGAAACTTGCCGCCTGGAACGTGAATTCCCTCAAGGTCCGCCTGCCCCATCTACTGGATTGGCTGGCGGACCAGCAACCGGACGTGGTCTGCCTCCAGGAAACCAAGCTGGAAGACCACAATTTTCCCCAGGCCGACCTGGAAGCCGCCGGGTATCAGGTGGCTTTCGCTGGCCAGAAAACCTACAACGGGGTCGCCCTCCTCTCCCGCCATCCCTTGAGCGACGTGGTGCGGGGCAATCCCCATTACGACGATCCCCAGAAGCGGCTGGTGGCGGCCACCGTGGCCGCCCCGAGTGGGCCTCTGCGCATGGTCTGCGCCTATTTCCCCAACGGCCAGGAGGTGGGCAGCGACAAATACGCCTACAAGCTGGCCTGGCTCGCCGCTCTGGAAACCTGGCTGAAAGAGGAACTGGCGGCCCATCCCCGGCTGGCCCTGGCGGGGGACTTCAATATCGCCCCGGACGACCGGGACGTGCATAACCCGGCGGCCTGGGCCGGCAAAATTCTCTGCTCCGAGCCAGAACGGGCGGCCTTCCAGCGCCTGCTGGGCCTGGGGCTAGCGGACAGTTTCCGCCTCTTCGACCAGCCGGAAAAAACCTTTTCCTGGTGGGATTACCGCATGTTGGGTTTCCAGAAAAACCAGGGCCTGCGCATCGACCACATCCTGCTTTCCGCCCCCCTGGCCGCCCATTGCACCGCCTCCCTGGTGGATAAGGCACCCCGCAAGCGGGAACGGCCCTCGGACCACGCCCCGGTGCTGGCGGAGATCACCGAATGAGCGCCCCGGATCGGGCCCAGGTTCAGGCCCTTTACCCTTCCCTGGCGGCTCTGCCCGCCGCCCTGCTGGATCAGGCCCTGCGTCCGGAAGCCCTGCTCCACCTCCCCGCCGGGGCCCAGATTTTTGCTGAGCGCCAGCCCTGCCAGGGCTTTCCCCTGCTCCTGGAAGGCACCATCAAGGTGGTGAAGACCGCCCCCAGCGGCCGGGAAATGCTCCTCTACCGGGTGGAACCGGGGGAATCCTGCATCATCACCTCCAGCTGCCTGCTGGGCCACGCCCCCTACACGGCTCGGGGGGTGGCGGAAGCCCCCCTCACCCTGCTGCTCCTGCCCGCCCCCCTCTTTGACCGGCTGGTGGCGGAATACGCCCCCTTCCGGGATTTCGTTTTCCATCTCTTTTCCGCCCGGCTGGCGGAACTCATGGAACTGGTGGAAGAGGTGGCCTTCCAGCGCCTGGACCAGCGTCTGGCCCGGCTGCTGCTAGCCAAGGGGGCAGACACCCTGATCGCTACCCACCAGCAATTGGCGGAGGAACTGGGGAGCGTCAGGGAAATTGTCAGCCGGCTGCTCAAGGGCTTTGCCGCCCAAGGCCTGGTGGCCCTGGGCCGGGAACAGATCGCCATCAAGGATCGGGAAGGGCTTAAAGCCTTGGCCGGCGCGGTGCGCTAACGCCGCCCAGGGGCGCCAGATCAGGCGCTCCGCCCCTTTTCCCGGCCAGCCCGGAAAGCCCCTTGCCCCGATTGCCCCATCCCCCCCCACTCCTGACCATCCCATCCGCATGTTTTACCTTAAACTCACCGGGGGGAAAGCAGCTCTGAACCCCGGACCGGGATCTGTAACCTAGGTTACAGACACCCCCCGGGCCGCCCCGTTATGCTGGCGCCGTTAATTCTTCCAAAGGAGAAGGTGTGATGAAAGCCAATGTGGGTGGTATCGACAAGATTCTGCGTATCGTGGTGGGTCTGGCCCTGGTAGCCTGGGCCGTGATGGGTGGCCCGATTTGGGCCTGGATCGGCGTCGTGCCCCTGGCCACGGGCCTCTTGGGCTGGTGCCCGGCCTACACCCTGCTGGGCATCAAAACCTGTCCCATGAAAAAAGACTGAGGCTGCACGCCCCCTGCAAGCCCCGTCGATCAGTTTTTTCCGACTAGGAAGCGCGCTCCGGCGCGCTTTTTTTTATTCAGCGACAAGGGTCGGGC
This sequence is a window from Azospira inquinata. Protein-coding genes within it:
- a CDS encoding DUF2189 domain-containing protein; translated protein: MDALEHLASRNIPRIRTVAWYRPLIWLLDALEDMGRSPSLSLAWGSLFSLGGLLCYQCARGRPSLVLASMAAYLVVAPLLAVVFYQINRLREARGNGLEARPGEQLFAPVLARWQPLALFGLLLAALFLFWSQITALLAMEALDGDGAGPLGMVWEHLRQRQDTGPLLLWALSSLLLGLLAFACGVVTAPYLLDREGDVGQAVAASLQACLQNLPAMGVWLAAILALSALGFATLMLGFTMVAPLMGYATWRAYRELVE
- a CDS encoding M3 family metallopeptidase, whose protein sequence is MTQNPLLDFSDLPRFDLIQPEHVQPAITQLLAEARALVTRLTAPDVPPTWKDFAAPLGDGLEGLSRAWGVVGHLHGVNDVPAWREAYNGQLPEVTRFFTELGQNLALFQKYKQLAASPEYVGLSAARKRIVDNEIRDFRLSGAELADKDKPRFQAIQEELAALAAKFSENLLDATNAFAEVVTDPLELSGLPDDVQRAARAAAEKEGKTGWKFTLHAPSYVPVMQYADSQRLRYALYRGYATRASEFTEGSNRAEWDNAPLIRRILALRAEEARLLGYPTYAHVSLVPKMADNPEQVLGFLRELAAKAKPFAKQDVAELQAFAKTELGLDALQPWDMGWASEKLKHARYAFSDQEVKQYFPEPQVLGGLFRVIQTLFDVRILPDSAPAWHPDVRFFRIQTPDGKLVGQFYLDLYARDTKRGGAWMDEAITRRRIDQGIQTPVAYLNCNFPAPVGDKPATFSHDDVITLFHETGHGLHHLLTRVEDGAVSGIHGVEWDAVELPSQFMENYCWEWEVLQGMTAHVDSGEPLPRALFDKMIAAKNFHSGMQTVRQLEFALFDLRLHYDFDPEGSRSVQDLLDEVRREVAVLVPPAWHRFQNSFSHIFAGGYDAGYFSYKWAEVLSADAYAAFEEAGSPFDPETGRRYLEEILSVGGSRPAIESFVAFRGREPKVDALLRHNGMIPA
- a CDS encoding phosphoribosylaminoimidazolesuccinocarboxamide synthase, which encodes MTAALFESSISSLPLIAKGKVRDIYAVNEEHLLIITTDRLSAFDVILPDPIPGKGKVLTQVANFWFEKLGHILPNQLSGIAPEDVVKPEERDQVAGRALVVKRLKPLPIEAVVRGYLIGSGWKDYQATGAVCGVALPAGLQMASQLPQPIFTPATKADAGEHDMNISFDEAKTHCADRLSQDLWGTGKNGAELCAQAKDAAIALYTEAAAYAKGRGIIIADTKFEFGIDKAGTLHLIDEVLTPDSSRFWPADSYQEGTSPASYDKQFVRDYLETLTWWNKQAPGPKLPAEVISRTAAKYREAYERLTGKPLAL
- a CDS encoding YgaP family membrane protein: MKANVGGIDKILRIVVGLALVAWAVMGGPIWAWIGVVPLATGLLGWCPAYTLLGIKTCPMKKD
- the rquA gene encoding rhodoquinone biosynthesis methyltransferase RquA → MHLPPRAVPPGVPDYLVQTYWWAYVSPKAIRFFERPWLVNLILWGNYRALENAALGALGPDLSGETLQIACVYGDLSPRLARALPADGALTVVDVVPDQLANLERKLPRGHGVSLGLGDSADLPLETGRFHRALLFFLLHEQPEAVRRRTLAEALRVLRPGGRLVIMDYHRPRPWHPLYWPMVAILKTLEPFALDLWRHPLEHWLPPEVPVRLSRRTRFGGLYQEVVLEKLA
- the xth gene encoding exodeoxyribonuclease III encodes the protein MKLAAWNVNSLKVRLPHLLDWLADQQPDVVCLQETKLEDHNFPQADLEAAGYQVAFAGQKTYNGVALLSRHPLSDVVRGNPHYDDPQKRLVAATVAAPSGPLRMVCAYFPNGQEVGSDKYAYKLAWLAALETWLKEELAAHPRLALAGDFNIAPDDRDVHNPAAWAGKILCSEPERAAFQRLLGLGLADSFRLFDQPEKTFSWWDYRMLGFQKNQGLRIDHILLSAPLAAHCTASLVDKAPRKRERPSDHAPVLAEITE
- a CDS encoding glutaredoxin family protein, which translates into the protein MSAAMPFSLSALRRPGALLALAALCTLWGGARADTYRWIDPRSGNPVLSDRPPPAGVRHYRRIQEGASPDDAPTKDGVDLAGQPYENRLAAAKYPVLLYVSPNCGEGCTQAQDLLRERGIPHREINVTPTDQAAQEALSKESGNRQVPFLKVGTRSQLGFQRDAWNRLLDAAGYAKKAP
- a CDS encoding Crp/Fnr family transcriptional regulator, with the protein product MSAPDRAQVQALYPSLAALPAALLDQALRPEALLHLPAGAQIFAERQPCQGFPLLLEGTIKVVKTAPSGREMLLYRVEPGESCIITSSCLLGHAPYTARGVAEAPLTLLLLPAPLFDRLVAEYAPFRDFVFHLFSARLAELMELVEEVAFQRLDQRLARLLLAKGADTLIATHQQLAEELGSVREIVSRLLKGFAAQGLVALGREQIAIKDREGLKALAGAVR
- a CDS encoding DUF3422 family protein, which translates into the protein MTAPLPLAEHPLRQRLNDEVHARPPMVLGAEEWISYLAVVHEGTGREAEEAHLHRLCNLLGARLCPVIHGDHWVMEAGELRLKWERHNEFSGYTFFLARRPEHGPDTTALAALPQDWLGAIPGSLMVATHLEFRPATEGALDAALAALSQESDTVVAAAVADGAAWVLSDFRLKEGFSRYLVLDRHLQHRQAGRTVQRLLEIETYRVMALLAFPMAKEVGRFLAQAEEELAQLMDGMGDTTSTEEERQLLNRLTRLAAEVERSVSRSAYRFGAAEAYYALVQQRIHDLREQRVDGYPPIKEFMERRLAPAINTCLSIARRQNDLSTRIARKSALLRTRVDIELEKQNQLLLAQMNRRSRLQLRLQETVEGLSVVAITYYASQLVTYLAKGLKAATGNGLEPEIVTAVAIPVIAATVFWGMARMRKALAASEDHGEH